The genomic interval GAACTAACTGCGAACAATACTGGTTAAATGTACCAGGAACTTAGTGGTTCAATGCACTCAGTTAATGTTATAACATTCTTCAACAAATATTCTTGAAATATAAGATGTGTATGAAGTGTACCTCATCAAACCCAAGAGTACGGGGTATGAACAAACATTGAACAAACCAACGCAACTCAGCGCTATCCTATCCGTATCTTCAAGAGTTGTTTGCCCCTCGAGAGTAATTACAAATTCATAAAAATGGCCTGTTTGAAGTGGAAATCTCGTTCCGATTTTGTTTGCTCTTCCCACTCCAAACTCCATTTAttccatttttgttttttgcgcCAATCCCCTTGTCCTGGAACTAGGCGCCTTCCGCTGATCCTTTGAGGTTTGTGGGACTCTGTGCCCCTTCACCAATTTCCGCTCTCTACCTGCCCCAGGAGATTATTATccatcaaaataaaatgagggGAGACGACTGTGAATCCGCATCGCACGTGCATAGACCTTTGAGTCTTGCGGTTTCTGGTTTCTGCCCCTTTTGTACTGGAAATAAATTCAGTCTTATATTTCTTATGAATTATTATAGTAGGTCCTCAAGTAGTTCTTAACAAACAagttcgtatatttttaaagattttCAACATTTGTTGCAACGTGCGATGTTGCTTGCCATCTTACCTatgttttttctttattttttctaaGTGTTTCTCATGCTCCAGTGAACTTCACTCCCCCTTCATCTTTCCGACCCCTTCCGCATTGTTCTTTGAACACGTGTCGGCTCTGATCATTAATCACCCTGCTTTTGATTGCCTGGCGAATATGTGGCTCATCATTTTCCATTCTCCCACTTGGCCAACTTCAATAAATTGCCATGAAATTAAGTAACTTGAACAAAAATCTACAACACGGCATGATAAATCGTTAGATCAGAatatttaaagttaattttaaaatgacCAGAGGGCATGTTGTAAGCAGAAGGAGGAGGAGACCCAATCCCCACCAGAAGTCCATTAGCATGGCGTCCGGATGACAAATTGACTTCGTTAGAAGTTTGCGATTTCCCTCGATGTCTGCCTCTTTTCCGACGTGGAAATTGGAGGCGCAAATTGAAAGATTATTATGCCTGAGGTTATTGAATCTAAAACGCTGATTGCAGGTGCTCCAAGTAGGGAAACGAGTGCACTGAAAAACGTAGGAGATTCAGGGGCTTAAAGTTCTTATAGTTACAAATGTCTGTGGTATTTATCAAGTATCATGTTATTGCAATTGTATATTAAAACCGAATAATGTTACGTTTTTTCGTGTGTATCCTTCCTAAAATTGCATTGCTGTTGAGTCTATTTGTTGTTTTGACTGTCTAGACAAATTTCCTCGCACATATAATTATAAACAAGCTTAAGCGTTTCTTATCAGTAGATCTGAATGGCCGGGCTATGGAGTGTTTTGAAATTGTTGGAATATCCTGTTTAATTGAGCATAAACAGCACCCGCACACAAAAACACTGAAAGTGCATGTCAAAATAGAATGtccttttttcatttttttttttttgttatccACCTTCTGtcatctcgctcgcactctTTACTGCCCGTTCACACGCACACGATAAATGGCTAAGACGCCATCTGGCGGTAGGAGGCAGCATTTTTTCCGGCCGCAAGTCAAAGCCAGTGTGCGAAAGAGAGGGGAAGAGGTAGGAAGCCAGCAGGAAacgtaataaataataataacaggaCGCAGATCGGTTAACCCTCCCACACTCCTCCCCCAACTACTGTTTTCCCCCCTCTCCATGCCTCTTTCCCCTTTATTCATCACCCTCCTTTTGTCATTTCCTTCGCACTGTTTTCGTTTCATGCTTCGCTGCAGTTGggcgaataaaaaaaaacagtaaaAAGCTATATGTAGTTGAGTGTTGCGACTATTTGATATCGAGCAATCCAGTTAAGCAAAGATTGttggtatataaatatataaaagggATACCAATCGAAATTATCACAATAtcgaaacaaaaaattatttcttGATAAAAACTAAAGCCGAAAAATAGCACTTAAAACCAACTTTTTGCTCGCAATGACATAAGTTTTcataacataaataaaaaactaaagaaaTATACCCTTGTATACTAAAAGtaccataaatatttaaaaaaaagactGAGCAACATGGACACAGGTTGCGTCTTTAGCGGCAGTTTTTGCCCGAAACTTTTATGCCAGTTGTCGCTTTTCCACTCCCGACATGGGGTTATCTCCCCCAACTACAACTTAGTACTCTGAATGTATTCCCTGCTTTTCACTCCCTCGGGCAAAATAAATGGCCTAGAGCAATTGCGTTTTTATGCATTTCAAAGTGTTTCTTGACGTGTTACGAGATACGAGATATTTCACCAGAATTTATTTGTTGCGCTTAAGCTGGGATATCTACGAGGGTTTTCGGTGGTTGGGCCAACTTTTTGGTTGCTCATGCGGCAGGATAATCTAGTGGGATTTTTAGAACGGTGGTGGAAAATATGAGAGACTTGAGTGCAAgcataatatttatatatatcatataatattcgaatcaaaaaataatgttatttttataagttaagttaagcattttttaaaatcaaatatagATCATATTGAACTATCCATCTTTTGTTAAATCAGTTAAAGTtactattatattatataaaagtTTTCTCCTGATCTTGTTCCACTGTACAGTGCCTCACTTGGCTGGCATATCCCCCAACATGTTGTGGTCAATTGTTAATCTTTTAACGGCAATTTCCATGTGCAGAACTAAAAGCCAGAGAACAGAATAAAATTCAGGGATAATAAAAAAGGAAACGGCGGGTAGGGGGGTGTTGGCTATGAGAAGGAAGTCGAATGGCATGTCAAACGCAAGTTTcgaatttgatttaatttacgAGCCAAGACCAATTACAGACCGCTCATATATGCGGCCCAAAGAATCATGGAATGGGTCGGAAAATATGTTGGACTGCGTGACTTGGCGACATGGAACAATTTTCCCTTTTTAGCGCGTTTCATTGCGTTTTGGGTGCGTCAACTTTGTTTGCTTGACCCCCCTTGGCCGAAGAATAGACATTTCCGCAGACATTTCTCAGCTAATTAACAATGATCGCTATGAGAAATGTGTCTGCCATATTATACAATGAATAAAAGTGGAGTTTTTGCCATTTAAATCTTGGTTTTAATTGATAAGGCGTCGAAAGTGCAGTTCAAGAAATTTCGCTTCAAAACTAAACCACTATTTGCTCGAaactaattttttttatttgcgcTGATCATAAAGAAATGTAATGAAAAGTAAGACAATAAagatttaattatttgttgcCAGAATGATCTCGATTCAAACCCTACGATTTATCGACGTGTCAAGATTTTCAGTGCGAGCTATAAAGATGCACATTGGAGATAGTGCCTCCAGATACTCCAGTTCCAGTGAACTGTAATTACTTTGACCTGCTTCCGTGGAGCGGAGGAATAGTACGAGTGCATAGTTATAGCCCATGGACAGCGGCAAGAACAACAAGGAGGCTTATATGCCTCTGGCCCCATGACTTTTCCACACTTTGGCCAGACAACTTATCTCCGCCCTTTTCCGCCAGTCGTGGTAATACTTTGAAATCCGATTCAATTGGATTGTAATGCGTGTCGCATTGTTTCAGCCCCACTCTTTAGAAccccatgtgtgtgtgtgacacTCTCTTTTCACTTTCGATACGCAACATTGTCGAGTTGCTTTcgattttccacattttcattttgtgcTTGCCTCGGCGGTGTCACTCTTCCAGTTGACCAAATCGAATGAGAGCGGTAGAAACGCGGGAATGAACTGATAATGTTGCAAGATTATGGCACGCAACGCAATTTGAACTTTAAGTTCACATTTTAATGGAATTTCGGTTGATTTACATGACAGAGGTCGCGACTTGGCATCGTTTTTCCTTTGCCATATCTTTTAGTTCGTCTCTTTGCGCTTTGGTTTTTCCCTCCATGCGTGCGAGTAATGGACTTGTAATGCTCCACCACCGATGGGGAAATAATGGGGAATCAGTTGAATGGGCAGACAGACGACAGTGCAGTCATAGAGGATGACATGGAGCTGTGTACATTCAGTGGGTCAGCTGGACAAAAATTAGATTAATAGTTGAACCCATTTTACTTGGAGTGATAAGCGATGCAAGTCAATCATGTTTAGGGTCTCTAAAAATATAGTTCATCTTTAATTACAAGCAAATGATGAGATGGTCTATGGTTTTCCAATTTTAGAATCGGGAATATGTATTATTTAGAAAACATTTCATTATACATTTAGAAGAGACTTAAACTGGAGTCATTTCCCTCTATAAACCcaaatgttttttaaattatcACAATTTTTTCGTCTCTTTTGGCTAATGTCAATCTAATGTGCGGCTCATTAAAAAAGTCAGGAAGATgtttttgaaaaagaaaattctcATGACTTCTCGCACTTTCTGGTGCGGTCAATTAGTCTGGACGTGATTTGCTACTGCAATCCCGCTGCGAGCGGCGTTTTTAGCATAATGATGCAAAAGGACATGTCAAATGTCCTTGGATGTTTTCACGTTGCTTTCATAGTTTTTCGCTAATTAAGAGCGTTTTCCGAGAACGTGGGACGCGTGAAAAGCGACCAGGCGCACGTACCACCAAACAGGGAAATGTTAGGACGCTAAAGAAAAGTGTAAGAAGGAAGAAATCTGGTACGGGGATCGGATCAAAAACTGATGGGTACGCAGCTGGATCTGCTCGCTTAATAAATTTGCGGTCTTCCCGCCCCGAAAAGAGTGCCATGTTGCCAGGATATGTTGAGGGAAATACGAGCGAATTTTCCGCGGCCTACCTGAGTGGGACAACATTTTCCAGGTAGGATTCCAAGCTACAGGATTCAGGTAGAGAAAGGGAGAGGGCGAGGGAAACCCTCAAGCAATTGTGCAAGGACAAAGGAGAGCGAGCAGCCGGCGTTGCCATTTGCCAGGATCAGCTGCTTGTCCTTTGGGTAAGGAATTTCTGCCGGAATCGTATAAAAATCCTGTGCAGCTGGAATCGGCAGCTAGAAGCATTTCAGCCATCGATCGTGATAGATCCTAGATCGCAGATCCCTAAAAAAGTCACTTGCAACCAGAACCAAAGTGTAActtagttatttttttttgctcaaCTAAGTCAAGGTATATTATCCTGGAGAGGACATTCAATCTAGAACATAAActaatcaaatatttttctttgaCTTTTACAGAATTTTCGCAGAGTTCTCTAAACGATCTTGATTCATCGACAATATGGGCGAACTCGAGGAGAAGGAAACCCCGCCCACTGAGACGACAGCCGCCCAGCAAGAGGCGCTAGAGGAGCCCAAGGAAACGGACAAAATGTTGGACAAAAAAGAGGACGCCAAGGAGAAGACACCCAGTCCACAGACCTCCAAGCCAGCCTCTCCAAATGTCGGCAAGAAATCCTCACCAGTGGCTGAGAAAAAAATCGACGATGCTGAATTAGCGAAATCCAAATCAGGCAATGGAGAAGAGATTATCGATATTCCCGCCGAGAATGGCACAAAGCCAGACAGCGCCGATGACAAAAAGATAAGCAAGGAGGAGCGTGAGGTCAAGCCTAAGAAGATCCCGATCGGAGGTCTCAAACTGCCCGGTTTCTTCATGAAGAACAAGCCGAAGGCAGATGGTGATGGTGCCGAGGGCGAGCTGCTCGAAAAGGAGAAGGAAGAGGATAAGGATAAGGAAGCCAATGGAGATGCCGCCACCGGTTCCGGCAAGGACGAACAGAAATCTCGCCCAGGACTGggagaacgcctgcgcagcTTCTTTGCCCGCAAGCCATCCGCCGAAAAGGAAAAGAAGCAGCTGGTCAACGGTGACGCTGATGCCAAGTCTGGtaagttaaataaaaataagtttcCTAAATCAAACTCTAAAAATTTCGCTTCCATTTTTGCAGAAGCCACAGCTGAAGCTACGCCCGCTGAAGATGCCTCCGATGCACCACCAAAGCGTGGACTTTTGAACGCCATCAAGCTGCCAATCGCCAACATGATACCGAAAAAGAAGAGCAACGATGATGTGGAGCTGGGCTTGGGCAAGGCCGGTCTGGCCTCGATGGAGACCCTCGATGATTCCCTTAAGGATCAAGACACAGTGGATCGGGCTCCCGTCAAGACCAACGGTACCGAGGAGCTGAAGGGCGAGCTGAAGGACGAGAAGCTGGCGGCGGAGGAAAAACTAGCcgccgaggaggaggagcaaaACCGACCCGTCTCCTTGCTAACCCGTCTGCGTGGCTACAAGTGCAGCGTGGACGATGCCCTGATTGTGTTTGGCATCCTGCTATTTGTGCTCCTGTTGGGCGTGATTGGTTACGTACTAACCCACGAGACTTTGACCTCGCCGCCGCTGCGGGAAGGACGCTACATAATGGCAGTGACGGGATGCGGACCCGTGGAGGGCGTTAAGGAAGATGGAGCCTTTGCCTTCCGTGGCATTCCATATGCGAAGCCACCCGTAGACAGACTGAGATGGAAGCCGGCTGAACTGATTGATGACATCAATATGTGCTGGAATGATACACTGCAAACCCATAACAGCAGTGTGGTGTGCACGCAGCGATTGGGCAACGGCACCACCGTTGGCGACGAGGATTGTCTATACCTTGACGTGGTTACTCCCCATGTGCGGTACAATAACCCCTTGCCTGTCGTCGTCCTGATCGGAGCGGAATCTTTGGCTGGTCCTTCGCCGGGTATTCTCCGTCCATCGGCTCGCTATTCTCGATCGCACGATGTGATCTTTGTGCGTCCCAATTTCCGTTTGGGTGTCTTCGGCTTCCTAGCCCTCGACGCGCTGACCAAGGAGGCACATCCGCCAACTTCGGGCAACTATGCGCTCACCGATATCATCGCCGTGCTGAACTGGATCAAGCTGAACATCGTACATTTTGGCGGCGACCCGCAATCCGTCACCCTGCTGGGTCATCGGGCCGGAGCCACTCTGGTGACTCTTCTAGTTAACTCACAAAAGGTGAAGGGTCTGTACACCAGGGCCTGGGCATCATCTGGATCAGCAATTCTGCCTGGAAAGCCATTGAGTGAGTCTGGTAAACAAAACGAGCAGCTGATGGCCACCCTCGAGTGCGCTGATATCCAGTGCCTGCGTGAAGCATCCAGCGAGCGACTTTGGGCTGCCACTCCCGACACCTGGCTGCACTTCCCCGTGGATCTGCCGCAGCCGCAGGAGGCGAATGCCAGCGGTAGCCGTCACGAATGGTTGGTTCTCGATGGAGATGTGGTCTTTGAGCATCCTTCGGATACCTGGAAGCGCGAGCAGGCCAACGACAAGCCGGTGCTGGTTATGGGCGCCACTGCGCATGAGGCGCACACCGAGAAACTGCGCGAATTGCATGCGAACTGGACGCGAGAGGAGGTGCGTGCCTATCTGGAAAGCTCCCAGATTGGAGCATTGGGCCTCACCGATGAGGTTATCGAGAAGTACAATGCCAGCAGCTATGCGTCGCTGGTTTCCATCATTTCGGACATTCGCAGCGTTTGCCCGCTGCTGACGAATGCGAGACAGCAGCCCAGTGTGCCGTTCTATGTCGTCACCCAAGGCGAGGGACCCGATCAGCTGGCCACGGTGGACGCCGATGTCCAGGCCATTCTCGGCCGCTATGAGCCGCACACCGTAGAGCAGCGCCGCTTCGTTTCGGCCATGCAGCAGCTATTCTACTACTATGTTTCCCATGGCACGGTGCAGTCGTTTGTCCAGAACCGCCGGGTCATCAATGTTGGCCAGGATGCGCAGCCGGAAGAGGACTACTTGCCCTGCAACTACTGGATCAGCAAGGATATTGTGCCGCGGTATGCGCGCGTCGATTAAGCAAACCAAAATCCCAAAAGATAGGCCCTCGCTTCTAAACTTTCGCACCTGTCTTGATCCGCCTGGGATCGATTATCTCATTCAGCTTGGTTGCGCCTTCGGTTTCTATTAAACTTAAAGTTATCTTGCAGAAATCGTACGATTgaaatttcgaaaatttaaaaatactttaGGTATTGGATTTTAAAGTAATATTcgatttctttaaatttaatacGAACCGAGTACCCAATCAAAGCTTAATACTTCCCGACTTCGTTTCGTGTTTAGTTTATCATAAGTTAATctaatgtttatatatatataaatatatgtgtaaCGGATATTTAGTTCTCGTACAGTTTAAGTTGAAAGTCTTAAGTTATGCTGACTCCATACGTTTATTCATACGAGTACGTATTCTCTAATCTTAACATTAAcgaacacaaaaacacacagacacaaacagcaaaaacacaaataaaacatcacaaaatatacaaaattataCTTAAAAAGTATAGATCTGCGTCTTTCAACTATCCAACACACTAATCTATATACTATACTACAAACCATATACAACTTTATAGGAGTAAATGCCACAGAGGTTTTTgatttaccaaaaaaaaaaaaacaaaaaaacccGCAAAACGACCAACGACGAACATTTTTTGATAGAATTTTACAAAACTCAAGACTCGAGAGAATCAAACCGAATTCATAAACATTTACTTGGGCTTGGAAATGCGAGACTCGTTGCAAGTTTAAGATCGAAGGACTTTTCCGAAAGTTTGAAGTGTTGCAAACATTTCGAGACTGTCAGGAATGAATTTAGACATCTATTTAAACATTCGTTCATTTCCACATTTCATTTAGGAGTATCTATAATTACGcatttacatatataaatcGGATATTGTATGGATAACACATTTTTGTATAgctttatatgtatattattaatcgAACCAACATTTTCTATTGTTTTATACAAGACTTATCCACAACAGACTTTGAGCATtcaaaaattgaaatcaaGAATCAAAAACAAGAACATGGAGTACACAATATAGAATTATGTTCAGATTAATCTTGTACGCGAACCTTAAGGTTGACAAATGTTTAATAAAcggaaataatgaaaaatgtaTAACTAATAACTTAGCTTAAAAGCTCGTTTATATCAGTAGTCACATATTTCACAGAAATTAATTAGCTAAAAGAAatttttttggtattttcaCGGAAAACCAATGcagacatacatatatcatcGCATGGAACTGTTCACTTTGTAAACTCGACACTTATTGTCGGTGAGGGCGGCCAAATAGGATCCGGCCTGGGTAGCCACCGGGCAGATGTCGTAGACCACCTCGTTGACCGGCATTGTTTGCACTCGCTCCTCCCGCCGCACATCATGCATCATCAGCTGCTTATTGTCCTGGAGATAGCCAACCACTAAGGTATTATCCTCGACGCCCAGTTGGGTCGGTCGCGTCATAACCGGTGTGGCCTTCGATCCATATATGGTGGCCTTGACCTTTAGCACCGGCGTTCCGTCAATCTTGTCCATTCGACCAAGTATGAAGCGAGACTGGGGGTAATTCGGATTGGATCGGGCCGATATGAGCACCGTGTCCTGCACGGCATCGTATTGCATGGACAGAAAGGGTCCCTCCACATTTAGCCGAGTGGGCACAGCCGTATCACTGGCCGCAGCGTACTCGTAGAATGTAAGGGCCGTCAGTTGGCAGACCAGAAAGCCACCGCTAGTAAAAATCTTGTTTGGTTGCACAGGAGCTATGTGTATCACAGGACTTAAGTTCACTGTAGGGAATAGGTAAATGATTTAAGCGGGTATTAACGTTTGCACATTTATGGTACTCACCTTCGGCTTGGAACTCGCAGAGAATGTTCTCGGGAAACCGCAAATCGTAGATATAAACTCCACCTCGCAGATCTCCGCCGTATAGAAAGTGTTCGCGCTCGTTGCGATCCAGGGCGCAGGACCACAGCATCTTGTCATGAGCGGTGAACATAGACGAGCAAAGCCGTGTTCTTATGTCGAATATCTTGATCTTTTGTTCTCGACTGGCCACAGTGAGCAAGTTCTGTGAGTCGCTAAATGCAATGTCCCGGATTAGAAGTGCCGAGGTGTGCAGGAAGTGCAGGGGCTTGAAGGTAGGAGGATCAATGAAGCGTACGCCGTAGCCGGGAAACAGGTTTTGGGCACTCTTTTGCGATGCCACCAGCATGGAGTGCTTGGCGGAATAGAGCATTACACGGCACCCGGGTTCTCGAGTTATCTCGAAGTTCTTCTCCATATACAATCGGTATGTGGCCAGTTGTTGAATGCTCTTCTGGCCAGATGCATCGCCTCCGAAGGCTCCCCGCCCACCACCTGCCCTCACCATCTCCTTAAGCCGTGCGTAGTCCTTCTGCAGCAGAATCAGCTTCTCGTTGGCTAGTGTGTGAGCCAGCTTCGCGGTAGCCAGCTCTGTTGTTAGAGTATGGGTACGCCGACGCTCCGCCTCCAGCTGCTCCTTAATATCCGTGTCCAGCATCTGAATGCGCTTCGCATACAGATGACGGATATCTCTAAATGTGGCCT from Drosophila mauritiana strain mau12 chromosome 3L, ASM438214v1, whole genome shotgun sequence carries:
- the LOC117139188 gene encoding neurotactin, producing the protein MGELEEKETPPTETTAAQQEALEEPKETDKMLDKKEDAKEKTPSPQTSKPASPNVGKKSSPVAEKKIDDAELAKSKSGNGEEIIDIPAENGTKPDSADDKKISKEEREVKPKKIPIGGLKLPGFFMKNKPKADGDGAEGELLEKEKEEDKDKEANGDAATGSGKDEQKSRPGLGERLRSFFARKPSAEKEKKQLVNGDADAKSEATAEATPAEDASDAPPKRGLLNAIKLPIANMIPKKKSNDDVELGLGKAGLASMETLDDSLKDQDTVDRAPVKTNGTEELKGELKDEKLAAEEKLAAEEEEQNRPVSLLTRLRGYKCSVDDALIVFGILLFVLLLGVIGYVLTHETLTSPPLREGRYIMAVTGCGPVEGVKEDGAFAFRGIPYAKPPVDRLRWKPAELIDDINMCWNDTLQTHNSSVVCTQRLGNGTTVGDEDCLYLDVVTPHVRYNNPLPVVVLIGAESLAGPSPGILRPSARYSRSHDVIFVRPNFRLGVFGFLALDALTKEAHPPTSGNYALTDIIAVLNWIKLNIVHFGGDPQSVTLLGHRAGATLVTLLVNSQKVKGLYTRAWASSGSAILPGKPLSESGKQNEQLMATLECADIQCLREASSERLWAATPDTWLHFPVDLPQPQEANASGSRHEWLVLDGDVVFEHPSDTWKREQANDKPVLVMGATAHEAHTEKLRELHANWTREEVRAYLESSQIGALGLTDEVIEKYNASSYASLVSIISDIRSVCPLLTNARQQPSVPFYVVTQGEGPDQLATVDADVQAILGRYEPHTVEQRRFVSAMQQLFYYYVSHGTVQSFVQNRRVINVGQDAQPEEDYLPCNYWISKDIVPRYARVD
- the LOC117139189 gene encoding E3 ubiquitin-protein ligase RFWD3, with the protein product MDPEAYDDETSTNDSFTDDEAIVNPVEGHQPAVEIEVQRDEPGENAEPEQPTVPPPILVDPPHLPSPPRNSRRIQGEEQEVISLETPSPPKKRKRISAAADKSLKKSPEGKAIVVDDEDDGLTCPICLDSWEMSGEHRLVSLRCGHLFGESCIRRWLNESQRQSSVKVCPQCKTKATFRDIRHLYAKRIQMLDTDIKEQLEAERRRTHTLTTELATAKLAHTLANEKLILLQKDYARLKEMVRAGGGRGAFGGDASGQKSIQQLATYRLYMEKNFEITREPGCRVMLYSAKHSMLVASQKSAQNLFPGYGVRFIDPPTFKPLHFLHTSALLIRDIAFSDSQNLLTVASREQKIKIFDIRTRLCSSMFTAHDKMLWSCALDRNEREHFLYGGDLRGGVYIYDLRFPENILCEFQAEVNLSPVIHIAPVQPNKIFTSGGFLVCQLTALTFYEYAAASDTAVPTRLNVEGPFLSMQYDAVQDTVLISARSNPNYPQSRFILGRMDKIDGTPVLKVKATIYGSKATPVMTRPTQLGVEDNTLVVGYLQDNKQLMMHDVRREERVQTMPVNEVVYDICPVATQAGSYLAALTDNKCRVYKVNSSMR